A region from the Aquimarina sp. ERC-38 genome encodes:
- a CDS encoding amidophosphoribosyltransferase, which translates to MSDALKHECGIALIRLLKPLSFYKEKYGSAFYGVNKMYLMMEKQHNRGQDGAGFASIKLDTKPGDRYISRVRSSAQQPIQDIFGQINERINNELVANAKYQDDVALQKRHIPYIGELLLGHVRYGTFGKNSVESVHPFLRQNNWMHRNLIVAGNFNMTNNDVLFKNLVTLGQHPKDKVDTITVMEKIGHFLDSEVAKLYKKLKKEGFSKVEASPEIAKRLNISKILKKSSKDWDGGYVMAGMFGHGDSFVMRDPAGIRPAFYYQDDEVVVVASERPVIQTVFNVAFDKVKELEPGKAIITKKDGQVDIKTILEPLTRKACSFERIYFSRGSDAEIYKERKKLGKLLMPQVLKEINHDTVNTVFSFIPNTAETSFYGMVEAAQDELNKQKTETILAEKEQLTDERLTEILSHRLRTEKLAIKDAKLRTFITEDSSRDDLVAHVYDITYGIVTSKDNLVIIDDSIVRGTTLKKSIIKMLDRLGPKKIVVVSSAPQIRYPDCYGIDMARLEGLVAFRAALSLLKDQGNSNKIEEVYKKCKSQESYDDAKVENFVKEIYENFTDQQISDKIADLLSDTNVKAEVRIIYQTVDHLHQACPKNLGDWYFTGNYPTVGGNRVVNKAFINFYEGKNERAY; encoded by the coding sequence ATGAGTGATGCCTTAAAACACGAATGCGGAATCGCATTAATCAGATTATTAAAACCATTGTCATTCTATAAAGAAAAATACGGCAGTGCATTTTACGGAGTCAATAAAATGTACCTGATGATGGAAAAGCAACATAACCGCGGGCAGGACGGTGCGGGGTTTGCCAGTATAAAACTAGATACAAAGCCCGGTGACCGCTATATCAGCAGAGTACGATCCAGCGCACAACAACCCATTCAGGATATTTTTGGTCAGATCAATGAACGTATTAACAATGAACTGGTTGCTAATGCTAAATACCAGGACGATGTTGCCCTACAAAAAAGGCATATACCTTATATTGGTGAATTGCTTCTCGGGCACGTTCGCTACGGAACCTTTGGAAAGAATAGCGTAGAAAGCGTACATCCGTTTTTAAGACAGAATAACTGGATGCACCGTAACCTGATTGTAGCCGGTAACTTTAACATGACTAATAATGATGTCCTATTTAAAAACCTGGTAACCCTGGGTCAGCATCCTAAAGATAAAGTGGACACTATTACCGTAATGGAAAAAATAGGGCACTTTTTAGATTCTGAAGTAGCCAAACTCTATAAAAAGCTAAAAAAAGAAGGTTTTAGCAAAGTAGAAGCTTCCCCCGAAATTGCAAAACGACTTAATATTTCAAAAATACTTAAAAAGTCATCTAAAGACTGGGACGGTGGGTACGTAATGGCAGGGATGTTCGGACATGGCGATTCCTTTGTTATGAGAGATCCTGCCGGGATTCGGCCAGCTTTTTATTATCAGGATGACGAAGTAGTGGTTGTAGCTTCAGAAAGACCGGTGATACAAACCGTATTTAACGTAGCTTTTGACAAAGTGAAAGAATTAGAACCGGGGAAGGCGATTATTACAAAAAAAGACGGACAGGTAGATATTAAAACGATATTAGAACCCTTGACCCGTAAAGCCTGTTCATTTGAAAGAATTTATTTTTCTAGAGGAAGTGATGCTGAAATCTATAAAGAACGGAAGAAATTAGGCAAACTGTTAATGCCACAAGTATTAAAAGAAATCAATCACGATACGGTGAATACGGTTTTCTCCTTTATACCTAACACTGCTGAAACTTCTTTCTACGGAATGGTAGAAGCCGCACAGGATGAATTAAACAAACAAAAAACAGAAACCATTCTTGCGGAAAAAGAGCAATTAACAGACGAACGACTTACCGAAATTCTATCCCATAGGTTACGCACCGAAAAGCTAGCTATTAAAGATGCTAAACTCCGAACCTTTATTACCGAAGATAGCAGTAGAGATGACCTGGTAGCGCACGTTTATGATATTACCTACGGAATTGTAACGTCTAAGGATAACCTGGTCATTATTGACGACAGTATTGTAAGGGGAACGACCTTAAAGAAAAGTATTATTAAAATGTTGGATCGTTTAGGTCCTAAAAAAATAGTAGTAGTTTCATCCGCACCCCAAATACGTTATCCCGATTGTTATGGTATTGACATGGCCCGGTTAGAAGGTTTAGTTGCTTTTAGGGCAGCATTGTCATTACTAAAAGATCAGGGAAATTCAAATAAAATAGAAGAAGTTTATAAAAAATGTAAGTCCCAGGAAAGTTACGATGACGCTAAAGTAGAAAATTTTGTAAAAGAGATTTACGAAAATTTTACTGACCAACAGATTAGTGATAAAATAGCGGATTTATTAAGTGATACTAATGTAAAAGCAGAAGTTAGGATTATCTATCAAACCGTGGACCATTTACATCAAGCTTGTCCGAAAAACCTGGGAGACTGGTATTTTACCGGAAACTATCCTACAGTAGGAGGAAATCGAGTGGTAAATAAAGCATTTATCAACTTTTATGAAGGTAAAAACGAAAGAGCGTATTAG
- a CDS encoding PfkB family carbohydrate kinase, with the protein MSKLLIVGSVAFDAIETPFGKTDKILGGAAPYIALSASQFDIESAIVSVIGDDFPEAYLEMLRKHKVDTTAIERIPGGKTFFWKGKYHNDLNSRDTLETQLNVLADFNPKVPDAYKEVEIVMLGNLHPAVQLDVLNQLNKKPKLAALDTMNFWMDNALEDLKKVIARVDIITINDEEARQLSGEYSLVKAARAIEAMGPKYVVIKKGEHGALLFHEGQIFFAPALPLEEVFDPTGAGDTFAGGFTGYLTKTNDISFDNMKKAIIHASNLASFCVEKFGTERMQELTKKEVQQRLQQFKELTQFEIELT; encoded by the coding sequence ATGAGCAAACTTTTAATCGTAGGTTCCGTAGCCTTTGATGCTATTGAAACCCCTTTTGGGAAAACCGACAAAATCCTGGGGGGAGCAGCACCTTACATTGCCCTGTCCGCCTCTCAATTTGACATTGAATCCGCCATCGTTTCAGTCATCGGAGATGATTTTCCGGAAGCGTACCTAGAAATGTTACGAAAGCACAAAGTGGATACGACGGCTATTGAACGGATTCCGGGAGGAAAAACTTTTTTTTGGAAAGGAAAATACCATAACGACTTAAATTCACGAGATACTTTAGAAACCCAGTTAAATGTACTGGCAGACTTTAACCCTAAGGTTCCGGATGCTTATAAAGAAGTAGAAATTGTCATGTTAGGTAATTTACATCCTGCTGTACAATTGGACGTTTTAAACCAATTGAACAAAAAACCAAAGTTGGCGGCATTAGATACCATGAACTTCTGGATGGATAATGCACTAGAGGATTTAAAAAAGGTCATTGCCAGAGTGGATATTATTACCATCAATGACGAAGAAGCCCGGCAGTTAAGTGGAGAATATTCATTAGTAAAAGCAGCCCGCGCCATTGAAGCCATGGGACCTAAATATGTGGTGATCAAGAAAGGTGAACATGGAGCTTTACTGTTTCATGAAGGACAAATTTTCTTTGCACCAGCCCTTCCGCTAGAAGAAGTATTTGACCCTACCGGGGCAGGAGATACGTTCGCTGGCGGCTTTACGGGTTATTTGACCAAAACCAATGATATTTCGTTTGATAATATGAAAAAGGCAATTATCCATGCTTCAAATTTGGCTTCCTTTTGTGTAGAAAAATTCGGAACAGAGCGAATGCAGGAACTCACTAAAAAAGAAGTGCAACAACGATTACAGCAATTTAAAGAACTTACGCAGTTCGAAATCGAATTAACATAA
- a CDS encoding ribonuclease H family protein, producing MSKKEKFYVVWEGHRPGIYTSWADCQVAVKGYSGAKFKSFDNFATAKKAFNEDYNDYKNKKEAPKILSASELKKYGEPNLYSIAVDAASSGNPGKMEYRGVDTQTKKQLFHQGPFLQGTNNIGEFLALVHGLAYLKQHKSDRILYTDSRIAMGWVKKKQCNTKLKQSAKNAKLFELVERAITWLKSNTYDTKIVKWETKAWGEIPADFGRK from the coding sequence ATGTCAAAAAAAGAAAAGTTCTATGTGGTCTGGGAGGGGCACCGACCGGGAATTTATACATCTTGGGCGGATTGCCAGGTGGCGGTAAAAGGATACTCCGGGGCAAAATTTAAATCTTTTGATAATTTTGCTACGGCTAAAAAAGCTTTTAACGAGGATTATAATGATTATAAAAATAAAAAGGAAGCTCCCAAAATATTAAGCGCTTCCGAATTAAAAAAATACGGGGAACCTAACTTATATTCAATTGCGGTAGATGCCGCTTCTAGTGGGAACCCAGGTAAAATGGAATATCGTGGGGTGGATACTCAAACGAAAAAACAACTCTTCCATCAGGGTCCTTTTTTACAAGGAACTAACAATATCGGTGAATTTCTGGCTTTAGTACATGGCCTGGCTTATTTAAAACAGCATAAAAGTGATCGTATTTTATACACAGATTCTCGAATTGCCATGGGTTGGGTAAAAAAGAAGCAGTGTAATACCAAGCTAAAACAATCTGCAAAAAATGCAAAGTTATTTGAATTGGTAGAACGCGCTATTACTTGGCTTAAAAGCAATACCTACGATACTAAAATCGTCAAATGGGAAACCAAAGCCTGGGGTGAAATCCCTGCGGATTTTGGGAGGAAGTGA
- a CDS encoding phosphoribosylglycinamide formyltransferase: protein MQQDVPVKKIVIFASGNGTNAENIIRYFQDHPGVEVTYVFSNKKNAGVLKKAHNLEVKALFFDREAFYKSNEVLHLLIDVQPQLIVLAGFLWKFPENIIKHFEGKIINIHPALLPKYGGKGMYGDYVHRAVVENQEEETGITIHYVNENYDEGAIIFQAKTNIKPGTTPEEVAHSVHELEYKHFPEVIEKLLSP from the coding sequence ATGCAACAAGATGTACCCGTCAAGAAAATAGTCATTTTTGCCTCTGGTAATGGTACAAACGCTGAAAATATCATCCGGTATTTTCAAGATCATCCCGGGGTAGAAGTCACCTATGTTTTTTCTAATAAAAAAAACGCCGGAGTGCTAAAAAAAGCTCATAATTTAGAAGTCAAAGCACTGTTTTTTGATAGAGAAGCCTTTTATAAATCTAATGAGGTGTTACATTTATTGATTGACGTACAACCACAATTGATTGTATTGGCCGGCTTTTTGTGGAAATTCCCGGAAAATATTATCAAGCATTTTGAAGGTAAAATCATTAATATACATCCTGCGTTATTACCTAAATACGGAGGTAAAGGAATGTATGGGGATTATGTCCATAGAGCAGTTGTAGAAAATCAGGAAGAAGAAACCGGGATCACTATTCATTACGTAAACGAAAATTATGATGAAGGTGCCATTATTTTTCAGGCGAAAACTAATATTAAACCCGGAACTACACCTGAAGAAGTGGCACATTCGGTTCATGAGTTAGAATACAAACATTTCCCGGAGGTGATAGAAAAACTACTAAGCCCCTAG
- a CDS encoding acyl carrier protein: MSDIASRVKAIIVDKLGVDENEVVSEASFTNDLGADSLDTVELIMEFEKEFDIQIPDDQAENIATVGQAISYIEDAK, translated from the coding sequence ATGTCAGACATTGCATCAAGAGTTAAAGCGATAATCGTTGACAAATTAGGAGTAGATGAAAATGAAGTTGTGAGCGAAGCAAGTTTCACAAACGATTTGGGAGCTGATTCCTTAGACACTGTAGAATTAATCATGGAATTCGAAAAAGAATTTGATATACAGATACCAGACGACCAGGCTGAGAATATTGCTACCGTAGGTCAGGCTATTTCTTATATAGAAGACGCTAAATAA
- the fabF gene encoding beta-ketoacyl-ACP synthase II produces the protein MNLKRVVVTGLGALTPIGNTVEEYWEALAAGKSGCADITHFDTEKFKTKFACEVKNYDPTTYFDRKEARKLDKFAQYAIISAEEAIKDAQLDLDKIDKFRVGVIWGAGIGGIETFQQEVTNYCEGDGTPRFNPFFIPKMIADIAPGHISIRNGFMGPNYTTVSACASSANAIIDALNYIRLGHCDVIVTGGSEAAVTEAGMGGFNAMHALSTRNDDPKTASRPFDANRDGFVLGEGGGGLILEEYEHAKARGAQIYAEVVGGGMSSDAYHMTAPHPEGIGVVRVMQNCLDDAHAKPEDIDTINTHGTSTPLGDVAELKAITKVFGKHASQININSTKSMTGHLLGAAGAIEAIASILAMKYSKVPPTINHSTSDENIDPSLNLTLNKAQEREITYAMSNTFGFGGHNACILFKKLDE, from the coding sequence ATGAACCTTAAGCGAGTTGTTGTTACAGGACTTGGTGCTCTGACCCCAATTGGTAATACCGTTGAGGAGTATTGGGAAGCCCTGGCAGCCGGTAAAAGCGGTTGTGCGGACATTACCCATTTTGACACGGAAAAGTTTAAAACAAAGTTCGCCTGTGAAGTCAAAAATTACGACCCGACTACCTACTTTGACCGGAAAGAAGCCCGTAAACTGGATAAGTTTGCTCAATACGCTATAATTTCGGCCGAAGAAGCGATTAAAGATGCACAACTGGACTTGGATAAGATTGATAAGTTCCGGGTGGGAGTTATTTGGGGTGCGGGTATCGGTGGTATTGAGACCTTTCAGCAAGAAGTTACTAACTATTGCGAAGGAGACGGAACACCACGGTTTAACCCGTTTTTTATCCCTAAAATGATCGCGGATATTGCTCCCGGGCATATTTCTATCAGAAATGGGTTTATGGGTCCTAATTATACCACAGTTTCAGCTTGTGCCTCCTCAGCAAATGCCATTATCGATGCCCTTAACTATATTAGGTTAGGGCATTGCGATGTTATTGTAACAGGAGGTAGTGAAGCAGCGGTAACCGAAGCCGGAATGGGAGGTTTTAATGCCATGCATGCTTTATCAACCAGAAACGATGATCCTAAAACGGCTTCCCGTCCGTTTGATGCCAATCGGGACGGATTTGTATTAGGTGAAGGTGGTGGTGGATTGATTCTTGAAGAATATGAACATGCCAAAGCCAGAGGCGCTCAGATTTATGCTGAAGTTGTAGGTGGTGGTATGTCTAGTGATGCTTATCATATGACTGCACCCCATCCGGAAGGTATTGGAGTAGTTCGGGTAATGCAGAATTGTTTAGATGACGCTCATGCAAAACCGGAAGATATTGATACGATTAATACGCATGGAACTTCAACTCCACTAGGGGATGTGGCCGAGTTAAAGGCAATTACCAAAGTATTTGGAAAACATGCTTCTCAAATCAATATTAATTCGACCAAATCGATGACCGGTCATTTATTAGGAGCTGCCGGTGCTATTGAAGCCATTGCTTCTATTCTTGCTATGAAGTACAGTAAAGTACCTCCTACCATTAACCATAGCACTTCTGATGAAAACATTGATCCTTCTCTAAATTTGACTTTAAATAAAGCCCAGGAACGTGAAATTACCTATGCAATGAGCAATACATTTGGATTCGGAGGACATAATGCGTGCATCTTATTCAAAAAGTTAGATGAATAA
- the rnc gene encoding ribonuclease III, translating to MGVIKNILNSRSEKNGIFFTRIQDIVGFKPKSILHYEKAFTHRSLNLKDKNGNAVNYERMEFLGDAMLSSVIAAYLFKEVPEGNEGYLTKMRAKVVSRKHLNELGKDLKLIELVRTNISKSQFGVNIHGNLFEALIGAIYLDRGFKYCERFINEAVIKPYVDIDSLEGQIISYKSLLIEWCQKEKKHFNFEVYEDTGKDEMKHFAVKLWIAQKVVAKARATSKKKAEEKSSKRAYFALQSKIDS from the coding sequence ATGGGTGTAATAAAGAACATATTAAATTCCCGCTCTGAAAAGAACGGGATTTTTTTTACCAGAATTCAGGATATTGTTGGTTTTAAGCCTAAAAGTATTCTACATTATGAAAAAGCATTCACCCATCGCTCCCTGAACCTTAAAGATAAAAACGGCAACGCTGTTAACTACGAGCGTATGGAATTTCTCGGAGATGCTATGTTGAGTAGCGTGATTGCCGCTTATTTATTTAAAGAAGTACCTGAAGGTAATGAAGGATACCTCACTAAAATGCGAGCAAAAGTAGTAAGCCGTAAGCACTTAAATGAATTGGGGAAAGACTTAAAACTTATTGAATTAGTCCGTACTAATATTTCTAAATCCCAGTTTGGGGTCAATATTCATGGAAACCTATTTGAAGCCCTGATAGGAGCTATTTACCTGGATAGGGGGTTTAAGTATTGTGAGCGTTTTATCAACGAAGCCGTTATTAAACCTTACGTGGATATTGATAGTCTGGAAGGACAGATTATTAGTTATAAAAGCCTATTAATTGAGTGGTGCCAGAAAGAAAAGAAACATTTTAACTTTGAAGTATATGAAGATACGGGTAAAGATGAAATGAAACATTTTGCGGTAAAACTATGGATTGCACAAAAAGTAGTGGCTAAAGCCAGGGCAACTTCAAAAAAGAAAGCGGAAGAAAAATCTTCAAAACGAGCCTATTTTGCACTGCAATCCAAAATTGATTCGTAA
- a CDS encoding IPExxxVDY family protein, whose product MGIQCLDLDTASEDQYDLIAIHSSLPSYRLAYLLNRELSILLSRENEDVVFHYSDCRAYYPKYQYKDVVYYTTYDLVANYYQYEVEVPNDKANDLFGNTNPGMVKKVLMPELKKAEYLLKITTESSFLEINHLVKKITDITQIITAYTVDSTQLKFKNYLIFE is encoded by the coding sequence ATGGGTATCCAATGTCTTGATCTTGATACGGCTTCAGAAGATCAATATGATTTGATAGCCATACATAGTTCTTTACCATCTTACCGTTTAGCGTATTTACTAAACAGAGAATTAAGTATTTTGCTTTCGCGAGAAAATGAAGACGTTGTATTTCATTATAGCGACTGCCGGGCGTATTATCCCAAGTATCAATATAAAGATGTAGTATATTATACTACTTATGACCTGGTCGCTAATTATTACCAGTATGAGGTAGAAGTACCCAATGATAAGGCAAATGATTTGTTCGGTAATACTAATCCGGGCATGGTAAAAAAAGTTTTAATGCCGGAATTAAAAAAAGCAGAATACCTTTTAAAAATTACTACTGAAAGCTCTTTTTTAGAAATTAACCATTTAGTAAAAAAAATAACTGATATAACTCAAATTATTACCGCTTATACGGTAGATAGCACTCAATTAAAATTTAAGAATTACTTAATATTCGAATAA
- the pyk gene encoding pyruvate kinase: MPKHKKTKIVATLGPATSSKEVLKEMLDAGVNVFRINFSHADYEDVKQKVTMIRSLSEAHGYNAAILADLQGPKLRVGVMKGDVIVNDGDEIDFVTGNAFEGTSEKVYMNYDNFPKDVKAGERVLLDDGKLIFEVVSSNKKDTVKAKVIQGGPLKSKKGVNLPNTAISLPALTEKDIKDAVFACSLEVDWIALSFVRNAQDLMDLQEIIQENSAYKIPIVAKIEKPEGVENIDKIVAYCDGLMVARGDLGVEIPAQEVPLIQKQLVLRAKKARIPVIIATQMMETMIDSLTPTRAEVNDVANSVMDGADAVMLSGETSVGKYPVQVIKTMSKIVASVENSDLISVPQSPPHIRTSRFITKSICYHAATMANDIKARAICTLTNSGYTAFQISAWRPDANILVFTSNRRILSQLNLLWGVKAFYYDKYVSTDDTVDDVNQLALERGFVDKGDMLINLAAMPMASKGMVNTLRVSHI, encoded by the coding sequence ATGCCAAAACACAAAAAGACTAAAATTGTAGCTACCCTAGGCCCAGCTACCAGTTCTAAAGAAGTACTCAAAGAAATGCTGGATGCGGGGGTAAACGTTTTTAGAATTAATTTCTCACATGCTGATTATGAAGATGTAAAACAAAAAGTAACCATGATTCGTTCTCTTAGCGAAGCGCATGGATACAACGCGGCTATTCTTGCTGATTTACAAGGCCCTAAGCTTAGGGTTGGAGTTATGAAAGGAGATGTTATCGTAAATGACGGAGATGAAATTGATTTTGTGACCGGTAATGCTTTTGAAGGGACTTCAGAAAAAGTATATATGAATTATGACAATTTTCCTAAAGATGTAAAAGCGGGAGAACGTGTTTTACTGGATGATGGAAAATTAATTTTTGAAGTTGTTTCTTCAAATAAAAAAGATACGGTTAAGGCAAAGGTTATCCAGGGTGGGCCTCTAAAGTCCAAAAAAGGTGTGAATTTACCTAATACCGCTATTTCACTACCTGCTTTGACGGAAAAAGATATTAAAGATGCTGTATTTGCCTGTAGTCTTGAAGTGGATTGGATTGCTTTATCTTTTGTACGGAATGCCCAAGATTTAATGGATTTACAAGAGATTATTCAAGAAAATAGTGCTTATAAAATTCCTATTGTTGCTAAAATTGAAAAACCCGAAGGCGTTGAAAATATTGATAAAATTGTCGCCTATTGTGATGGTCTGATGGTGGCCCGGGGTGACCTGGGAGTTGAAATCCCGGCGCAGGAAGTACCTTTAATCCAAAAACAATTAGTGTTGCGTGCTAAAAAAGCCCGTATACCCGTGATTATTGCTACCCAGATGATGGAAACTATGATTGATAGCTTAACACCTACCCGGGCAGAGGTAAATGATGTAGCTAACTCGGTTATGGATGGTGCTGATGCGGTAATGTTATCCGGAGAAACCTCTGTGGGTAAATATCCGGTACAAGTGATTAAAACCATGTCCAAAATTGTAGCCAGTGTTGAAAATTCGGATTTAATTTCAGTTCCTCAAAGTCCTCCGCATATTCGTACAAGTCGGTTTATTACCAAATCCATTTGCTACCATGCAGCTACTATGGCAAATGATATTAAAGCCCGGGCTATTTGTACCTTAACTAATAGTGGATATACCGCTTTTCAGATATCAGCCTGGCGACCGGATGCAAATATTTTAGTCTTTACCAGTAACCGTAGGATTCTTTCTCAATTAAACTTATTATGGGGGGTTAAGGCTTTTTATTACGATAAGTATGTAAGTACTGATGATACCGTTGATGATGTAAATCAACTGGCACTAGAGCGCGGATTTGTAGATAAAGGAGATATGTTAATTAACCTGGCAGCAATGCCTATGGCTTCTAAAGGAATGGTAAATACCTTACGGGTTTCTCATATATAA
- a CDS encoding response regulator, producing the protein MTKKIELACLIDDDNMYISLMKKIVEVRKLCKTLLVFKNGQEALQYFETLLKNFDEHQIPEIVFLDLNMPIMDGWEFLDKFTQIKNKFGKIITLYVVSSSINPVDVSKAKGINSVTDYLIKPISLKELETVFLK; encoded by the coding sequence ATGACAAAAAAAATTGAACTCGCCTGCCTTATCGATGATGACAATATGTATATCAGCCTAATGAAAAAAATTGTAGAGGTACGAAAGTTATGTAAAACACTTTTGGTTTTTAAAAATGGTCAGGAAGCCTTACAATACTTTGAAACCTTATTAAAAAATTTTGATGAACATCAAATTCCTGAGATTGTTTTTTTAGATCTAAATATGCCTATCATGGACGGATGGGAATTTCTTGACAAATTCACGCAAATAAAAAATAAATTTGGAAAAATTATTACGTTATACGTGGTCAGTTCTTCTATCAATCCGGTCGATGTAAGCAAGGCTAAAGGGATTAACAGCGTAACGGATTATTTAATAAAACCTATCAGCCTTAAGGAGTTGGAAACAGTCTTTCTTAAATAA
- a CDS encoding PAS domain-containing sensor histidine kinase — translation MLQNELFNKVIQENRYGYWLIHEDSDKMEWSNSFLDLLGYNKAEFSSDLNTFLQKLIHPEEVATFRDNFLNYKQHQEDFKQYVTILNKEGNYQSFRCLTNEELPVDIKSEKPFLFFFEIQGEQPTLRKDNFYYRETAQMTATGSWYVDFKKKESYWDFETYRILDYPEDYRPSLKDSAAYYAKEHQQLAADCFFNCAMMGTPFNTEIKMVTAKNKKFWAKAIGKPVYNDDKEIIGIRGVFQDVDERKKREINLQKSHDIIVAQNSRLFNFAHIVSHNLRSHTSNLSLITQLIEDIDDPAEKSELLGQIKGISNNLNTTIDHLNELVTIYTNEKQEKVFVSFKQSLNLVMNGIGQIINSSNAQIQTDFTECEGVQFIPAYMESIFLNLLTNAIKYKHENRDPVILIRSYIRNQQKFLEIKDNGKGIDMTLFKDQVFGMYKTFHYNEDAVGIGLFLTKNQVISLGGDIQVESKLEEGTTFTIQFK, via the coding sequence ATGCTTCAAAATGAATTGTTTAATAAGGTTATACAAGAGAATAGGTATGGATATTGGTTAATTCATGAGGATTCGGATAAAATGGAATGGTCAAATTCGTTTCTGGACCTATTAGGATATAACAAAGCCGAATTTTCTTCTGATTTAAATACTTTTTTGCAAAAATTAATTCATCCGGAAGAAGTAGCTACCTTTCGTGATAATTTTCTAAACTATAAACAACATCAGGAAGACTTCAAACAGTATGTTACTATCTTAAATAAAGAAGGGAACTATCAATCTTTTAGGTGCCTAACAAATGAAGAACTTCCGGTAGATATAAAATCTGAAAAACCGTTTCTTTTTTTCTTCGAAATACAAGGAGAACAACCTACCCTAAGAAAGGATAATTTTTACTATCGGGAAACCGCTCAAATGACAGCTACCGGTAGTTGGTACGTAGATTTTAAGAAAAAGGAAAGCTATTGGGATTTTGAGACTTACCGTATCCTGGATTACCCGGAAGATTACAGGCCTTCCCTTAAGGATTCGGCGGCGTATTACGCTAAAGAACATCAGCAACTCGCAGCAGATTGTTTCTTTAATTGTGCCATGATGGGAACTCCTTTTAATACCGAAATTAAAATGGTTACTGCTAAAAATAAGAAGTTTTGGGCAAAAGCCATTGGGAAACCGGTGTATAACGATGATAAAGAAATTATAGGGATTCGGGGAGTTTTTCAAGATGTTGATGAAAGAAAAAAAAGGGAGATTAACCTGCAAAAATCCCATGATATCATTGTAGCTCAGAATTCGCGCTTATTTAATTTTGCACATATTGTATCTCATAATTTAAGGTCTCATACCAGCAACCTGTCCTTAATTACCCAATTGATTGAAGATATAGATGATCCGGCAGAAAAAAGTGAATTATTAGGACAAATTAAAGGGATTTCAAATAATTTAAATACTACTATTGATCATTTAAATGAACTGGTTACGATTTATACTAATGAAAAACAGGAAAAAGTATTTGTTTCATTTAAACAATCCTTAAACCTGGTGATGAACGGTATTGGACAGATAATTAACAGCTCAAACGCTCAGATACAAACGGATTTTACCGAATGTGAAGGCGTTCAGTTTATTCCTGCATATATGGAGAGTATTTTCCTCAATCTCCTTACAAATGCAATTAAGTACAAGCATGAAAATCGAGATCCAGTTATTTTAATTCGAAGTTATATCCGTAATCAACAGAAATTTCTGGAGATTAAAGATAATGGGAAAGGAATTGACATGACCCTTTTTAAGGATCAGGTTTTTGGAATGTATAAAACCTTTCATTATAACGAGGATGCTGTAGGTATAGGATTATTTTTAACAAAAAATCAAGTAATTTCCTTAGGTGGGGATATTCAGGTAGAAAGCAAACTGGAAGAGGGAACAACGTTTACAATTCAATTTAAATAA
- a CDS encoding DUF2721 domain-containing protein, with translation MNLTMSIPALLFPAISLTMLAYNARYLAIAALIRQLYEEYLKTKSANTSLQIANLRKRLWLIRYMQAIAILSFLASVITMALLYVNYLQFANIIFGIGLLALMVSLILSLIEVQISTKALSIRLDNMEENS, from the coding sequence ATGAACCTAACTATGAGTATACCGGCTTTGTTGTTCCCGGCGATCTCTTTAACCATGTTGGCATACAATGCACGTTACCTGGCAATTGCTGCTTTAATCCGACAATTATATGAGGAATATTTAAAAACAAAATCTGCTAATACCAGCCTTCAGATTGCTAACCTAAGAAAAAGGCTTTGGTTAATCCGATATATGCAGGCTATTGCTATTTTAAGCTTTTTAGCCAGTGTTATTACTATGGCACTACTATACGTCAACTACCTGCAATTTGCAAATATCATCTTTGGGATTGGCTTATTAGCACTTATGGTTTCTCTGATTCTATCTTTAATAGAAGTACAGATATCCACAAAGGCTTTGTCAATACGACTGGATAATATGGAAGAAAATAGTTAA